In Streptomyces nojiriensis, the sequence CATCCTGCCGACCAAGGACTCCCTCGACCTCGACGGCCTGGACCTCCCGGCCGAGGACCTCGACTTCCTCCTCACCGTCGACAAGACGGTCTGGCGCGAGGAGGCCGCCCTGGTACCCGAGCACCTCAACACCTACGGCGACCACACTCCCAAGGAGCTGTGGGACCAGTACCACGCACTCGTGGAGCGCCTGGGCTGAGCCAGGACGCGCCCTGAAGAAGGGCCGATGAACGTGGGAGCCCCCGACCAAGCGGCGTCCCACCGCTGTGGGAGCCCCCGACCAAGCGGTTCCCACCGCAGCACATGACCGACCTCAGGAGCGTCCGCGCTCCTCCAGGTAGGCCGTGTGCGTCTGCTGACGGCGGGCCTCTGTTTCACGGAGGTCCGCCGTCACTCTTTCCGCCTCCTCGCGCAGGAGCCCCAGCTGCCGCTCCAGGTGCCGCTCCGGCGACTCGCCGCCCGGCGTCAGCCGGCTCCACCAGCGGGTCCGGTTGTACGCGTCCACGCTCTCCGGCACGTCCTGCCGGACCGCCCGGGACACCGCGTGCACCGCCTCCGGATCGGTCACCAGCACATCGGCCACCCACCCCGGCTCCAGCAGCGCCCCGTACAGCTCCAGCAGTCCGGCGAGCGCCTCCTGCGCCCCCGACGGCAGCTCCACCCCGTCCACGTACGCCCGCAGCCGCCCGAGGTCCTCGCGCAGTACGCCGAGCTCCTCCCGCGGATCGAAGGGCGGCGGCGCCGTCCGCTCCGGCGGGGCGATCAGCGCGCCCGCCCCGTACAGCCCCGCGACCACCACCGGCCAGTACGCACCGGCCACCCCGGCGAGGGTGAGGGCCAGGCCGGCCACGCCGCAGGCGGAGCCGGCCAGGTTCTTCTTCGACTCCAGGTACTTCAGGACCCCGGTCGCCCTACTGGTAGCCACGGATCTCCTCGAAGGCTCCGGCCAGCGAACCGTTCCCGCCGGTGGCGTCGAAGAGCCGCCCGCCGGTCAGTTCGGTGATGTGGGTGAGCTCCTTGCGGTCCGAGTCGCCGAACAGCACGGCGAAGACCGGCGTCCGCTTCTGTGCCTCGGGCAGCGCCGCGTAGAAGGAGTCGAAGTGCTTGGCCCCGACGCCCTCCGTGTTCTCCCCGTCCGTCATCAGCACGATCGAGGTGAAGGCGTCCGTACCGCCCTTGCCCAGCTGCTGGTACGCCGCCTCCAGGCTGCCGTAGACCGCCGTCCCCCCGTCCGGCTCCAGCGACTTCACGTCGCGGCGGATCGCGTCCAGGGCCGGCCCCGGATTGCCCGGCTCCACCACGTGCGTGTTCACCTTCTTCACCTTCGACCCGAAGGGCAGCAGCGTCACCTCCTCGCGGTCCCGGAACCGCTGCCCGGTGCCCGAACTGCCACTGCCCGTCAGATCGGTGAGCGCCGACTTCAGCCGCCCGATCCGGTCCTCCTCGCTCATCGAACCCGAGGTGTCCAGCACGTACACCGTCCGCGAGGGCCGGCGCAGCTCGTTCTCGTACGAGGCCAGCAGCCCGTCGGCGACCGACCGCGACCCCGGGAAGGGCAGCTCGCGCCGCTTCTCGGCGTCCAGTCCGGCGGCCGGCGCCACCCCGGCCGCGACCGGGCGGCGGAAGGTCTGCTCGGTGATCGCCTTCTGCGCCTGCGGCCCCCGCAGGTACTCCGTGAGCGCCCGCCCCGCATCACGCGCCCCGGCCGGGGCCGAGGTCAGCAGCGTCAGCGGATAGTGGGCCGTGACCACACCGTCGCGCGGCCGGACCACCGTCAGCGGAGCCCCGGCGTCCTTCGCGTCCCGGTTCATGGACAGCAGCACCGACTCGTAGTTCACCAGCGCGTCCACGTCCCCGCGCTTGCCGTACGCGGTGACGAGCCAGCCCGAGGAGCCCGACGTCAGCTTCTGCCCGGCGAAGAACTCCTTCAGCCGGGGCGTGGCCGTCTGCACGTCCGCGTCGCTCAGCGCCGCCTGCGCGCCCGACAGCCCCGAGGCCACCGAGACCAGCGCGGAGAAACCGGAGTTGGAGCGCACCGGGTCGGTCATCCCGTACGTCAGCTTCCCGGCGGCGACGGCCTCGTGCACCGCCGGCCAGGTGACCTCCCCGGGCTTCCAGCCGAGCCGGGCCAGCGCCTCCGGCTTCACGCCGAGGGCGACGGGCGAGGACATCACCGGGGTCTCGCTGGTGAGCTTCCCGGCCGCCTCCGGCCGCAGCCGCAGGTAGTCGTTGGAGGAGAGCCAGATCGCGTCGTACTTGCCGTCGGCCTGCCCGGAGGCGACCTGCTCGGCGGCGTCCAGCGTCCCGGACCACGTGAGTTTCACGGTGACCCCGGTCGCCTTCCGGGCCTGCTCCAGCACCGGTTCCATGTCCGCGAGCTCACTGGAGGCCAGCACCCGCAGCGTGCCCTCCTTGTAGGCCGTTTCCGTCGGCCCGGCCGCACCCCCGGAGGTGCAGGCCGTCGCCGCGGTGAGCACGGCGAGGGCGAGTGCGAAGCCCGTCCAGGCCCGCCGACGCCCCGGCTGCGGGGTTCCCGCGACCCGGACCCGCTCGGCCCCGCTCACAGGGCACCGCCCTCGAGCGCACCGGCGGTCCGCGTCCGCGCGAGGTACGCCGACGCGCTCTGCAGCTCACCGGCCAGCGACTCCACCGTCGCCGCCATGTTCTCCGTCGCCTGCACCTTGAACGTGTCGATCGCGTCGAGCGTCTTGTAGATCTGCGCGAACGCCGTCCGCAGCGTCTCCGCGCCCACCGCCGGATCGGCTGCGATCCGCTGGATCTCGCCGCTCTGCGTCGACAGCATCTCCGCGTTGCCCCGGATCAGCTCCTCGGTGGTCCCCTTCAGGGCGTTGACCTGCTCGATCACCTTGCGCTGGTGGTCGAGGGCCGAGGCCAGCATCACGGCGATCCGCAGCGCGGACACGGTGGTGGTGGCGGCCCGGTCGACGCCCTTGATCAGCTCGTCGTTGCTGCGCCGGACCACGTCCATCGCCAGGTAGCCCTGCGCGCAGACGGCCAGCTGCGTCAGCAGGTCCTGGTGCTTCTGCCGGACCGGGAAGAGCACGTCCGCGCGCAGCGCGTCGGCCGCGCCCGGATCGGTGTGCTCCGCCTCGGCGACCCGCTGCCCGACGGCACCGTCCAGGGCCTCGGTCAGGACCGCGTACTCCTGGAGCTTGCCCATCG encodes:
- a CDS encoding substrate-binding and vWA domain-containing protein, with product MSGAERVRVAGTPQPGRRRAWTGFALALAVLTAATACTSGGAAGPTETAYKEGTLRVLASSELADMEPVLEQARKATGVTVKLTWSGTLDAAEQVASGQADGKYDAIWLSSNDYLRLRPEAAGKLTSETPVMSSPVALGVKPEALARLGWKPGEVTWPAVHEAVAAGKLTYGMTDPVRSNSGFSALVSVASGLSGAQAALSDADVQTATPRLKEFFAGQKLTSGSSGWLVTAYGKRGDVDALVNYESVLLSMNRDAKDAGAPLTVVRPRDGVVTAHYPLTLLTSAPAGARDAGRALTEYLRGPQAQKAITEQTFRRPVAAGVAPAAGLDAEKRRELPFPGSRSVADGLLASYENELRRPSRTVYVLDTSGSMSEEDRIGRLKSALTDLTGSGSSGTGQRFRDREEVTLLPFGSKVKKVNTHVVEPGNPGPALDAIRRDVKSLEPDGGTAVYGSLEAAYQQLGKGGTDAFTSIVLMTDGENTEGVGAKHFDSFYAALPEAQKRTPVFAVLFGDSDRKELTHITELTGGRLFDATGGNGSLAGAFEEIRGYQ
- a CDS encoding toxic anion resistance protein — translated: MTLTPPEDTSFHLSPPEPVAPVRKEQAAGLVPLQDGVREEMARRAAEYIGSLASIDTRSPEFAQRIGEITGLGQADIRSAAQQSNRMLERAVRSLGPDGGGDAQARVAGSLVELRRTVEDLDPRDTPAKGARRLLAKLPGGNKFRDHVAKYASSQATLNKIVGSLRSGQDELRRDNAALHTERSRLWETMGKLQEYAVLTEALDGAVGQRVAEAEHTDPGAADALRADVLFPVRQKHQDLLTQLAVCAQGYLAMDVVRRSNDELIKGVDRAATTTVSALRIAVMLASALDHQRKVIEQVNALKGTTEELIRGNAEMLSTQSGEIQRIAADPAVGAETLRTAFAQIYKTLDAIDTFKVQATENMAATVESLAGELQSASAYLARTRTAGALEGGAL